The Dioscorea cayenensis subsp. rotundata cultivar TDr96_F1 chromosome 18, TDr96_F1_v2_PseudoChromosome.rev07_lg8_w22 25.fasta, whole genome shotgun sequence genome includes the window AGTCACTTTCGCTTCTCTTTATTTCCTTGAGATTCTGAAAGTTCAGAACTTTTCCCCTTgtagcatgataaaatccatgagATGCCATTGTTGATTATTGTTAATAAACAAGGCTTTTGATTAAGCACACAGGAAGAAGAGCAGCGGTTTCCCATTCACAAAAACAACTCTTTTGCACTGGAAGAAACTGGTAATAAATAACATAGAAGAACATTACAGTTTACTGCAAGTGCTGCCAGGTGAGCACTGAGAATGACAACTGAAGTATCCAACACAACTACACTATCAAAataaggatttaaaaaaaagaaaaaagaaaagagaaaacccGCTGCTATGCTTCAAGGGATACCAATGTATTTGATTATTCTCAGAAGCATATGAAATTGTCTGGAAAGGAGTGGGAAATACAATATGCTTGTCATAGTAATTTAAAATGCGGACCAGATGATGTTGATTTATACAATTGAGCTAGTGAACTAAAAGGACAGCCAGAAAGGGAAAGATCGGTGTTAAAATATACAGCAGAAGAATTATGCAGGGACAACTCCACCGTCAAGGGACGAGGATGCATTGTCATCGTCCGCGACAGCACCTTTGGTGTCTTCTGGGTTGTTCTCGAACCCTTGCTTGAACCTGTCGTAGTTTGTTGGTTCGGTGTATTTGAACGGACGCTCGCCGAGGACCCGGATTAAGTCATCCTGATGCAAGACCTCTTTCTCGAGCAATAGCTCTGCAATCTGTGTTACATGATCCTTGTGTTCATTGATCAGTTCCAGTGTTTTCTTGTAGGCTTTTGCAACCCATTCCCTCACTTCATTGTCAATGATGTCTCCGGTCTTGTTGCTGTAGGGCTTTGTCATCTCCATGGAATCTTCCCTCTGGGGAAAAGAGAGGAGCCCCACTTTTTCACTAAAACCATAGACTGCCACCTGCGCGTAAGTCATCTTGGTGACTTTTTCCAAGTCATTCTGAGCTCCTGTAGAGATCTTTCCAAGTAAAACCTGAAAAATGATCAAGAAATGAGACTTAAGACTACATATGAAGGCATTAGCCAcacaaggattttttttttctcacgtCACATGGGGAGTTCTTCCACCAAGGACTTGATGGctgataaagaaaaatatttgtttgacaATTTGGAAACATATAATTTTGGCAACACCAACAGACTtgtataacaaatatataattgataccACATAATTCCAACTACACGGCCAAGACTATTGGCTAACTCAATCTAACAGCCAGAATTAAAGTTGAAAAGTAGTTCTCCATTTTACATAATCTGATCAACTTCTAGTTGAGAAAACAGTGTATGATACGCAATATGTATTGAAGCACTATTTTCGTTTGAGTGAGAAATATTTACACGAATTTAACTTAACCCCTAATGTAAGCAAAGATTCTTGGAATGGTTTGTGCATTACTTGTATAGACAATCACTGGCTTACAGTCTTGGATTGGATCAATCACTTGCTCAGCAGGATGTAAGCCAAAAACACACAACATCAGAACACCTCAAATAGTCAACTTATAGCATAATTCAGGATTAGATATTGACATATTATGTCTTTTTATGgcaatcaaataaaacaataaccaCAAAGTCAATGTGAAAGAACATATATTgaagaataagaacaaaaatataGTTTTCCATGAACTGCTCCCtccaaaaatatatacaacGACCTTGACTTAAAACTAGATAAGCGTAAACAGAAAGCTATCCTCTTTGCTTGTTCAACAGCagtatttcaaaataaatagcaTGTTGAAGAAGCTGAATGGGCCAATGTAGTACCTGTTCAGATGCACGACCACCAAGTGTCATGCAAGTCATGTCAAAGAGTTGCTCTTTAGTGAACAGAAGATTTTCATTAGGAACGTACTGAGCAAAGCCCAATGCTGCAGTTCCACGAGGAATGATTGTGACTTTGAGTAACGGTTCTGCATGTTCCAAAAACCATCCAGCTACAGCATGGCCTGATTCATGGTAGGCAACTGTTCTGCGTTCCAGCTTGCTGATTACCTGATTAagataatagtaataatatcaAATCTACCTAGTTAGGATGAGCAAGAACATAACCCATTATCACATCATTAGATGATTGCTACTCTAGTTTCTCAATTGTCAAACAGTTTATGAAAATGTTCAGGAATAGAGACAATGTTTCAGCACTAGCACGCTGGTGGATCATATAAACCGACTTGGATATGGTGCACTGCAGAATGCCCACATTCAATACGTGCCCAAATCATTTTATCAGCTACAAAGCCTACAATAGACTGAATCACAGCAACATGAACATTCTACATACAGCTGTTCCCTTTCAAGGAAGAACAAACACTAAAATTTAAATGCCACGATGAATAAAACTGATGACAAGTAAATACAATCACGCACCAATCTTAAGCAGTGAATTTCATGGGCAAAAAGGAATACATGATAAAGTAGCAGCTTGATAGCTCAAACATTTAAACTCAATtaccttatttttcttttccaaaccGCCGATTACTCTGTCGATAGCAGCCTCAAAGTGTTGCATTGTAACCTTAGATTCCTCATTTCTTGCAGCAATCAGAGCAGCCTCATTACAAACATTGGCAATGTCTGCTCCAGCAAATCCAGGGGTGAGGGCAGCTAGTCGTTCAGAATAAAAAGAGGGCTCATTATccaatttaatctttttaaggTAAATGCGAAATATTTGGTCACGGCCTTTTATGTCAGGCTTATCAATTGTAATTTGGCGATCAAAACGCCCAGGCCTAAGTAAGGCCTTGTCCAAGATGTCAGGTCTATTTGTGCCAGCAAGTACAACTACACCGGATGTGGTTCCAAATCCATCCATCTCTACCAATAACTGGTTTAAAGTGCTTTCTCGTTCATCATTTGAACCAGAGAATCCACCACGACCTCTTGCTCGACCAATTGCATCTATCTCATCGATAAAAATAATGCTGGGGGCGCATTGTCTGGCTTCCTGAAATAAGTTTCTCACTCTGGATGGTCCAACACCAACAAACATTTCCATAAAATCCGAACCAGATATAG containing:
- the LOC120281847 gene encoding LOW QUALITY PROTEIN: ATP-dependent zinc metalloprotease FTSH 8, mitochondrial-like (The sequence of the model RefSeq protein was modified relative to this genomic sequence to represent the inferred CDS: deleted 1 base in 1 codon); this translates as MEFVHFLKNPKKYEELGAKIPKGALLVGPPGTGKTLLAKATAGESGVPFLSISGSDFMEMFVGVGPSRVRNLFQEARQCAPSIIFIDEIDAIGRARGRGGFSGSNDERESTLNQLLVEMDGFGTTSGVVVLAGTNRPDILDKALLRPGRFDRQITIDKPDIKGRDQIFRIYLKKIKLDNEPSFYSERLAALTPGFAGADIANVCNEAALIAARNEESKVTMQHFEAAIDRVIGGLEKKNKVISKLERRTVAYHESGHAVAGWFLEHAEPLLKVTIIPRGTAALGFAQYVPNENLLFTKEQLFDMTCMTLGGRASEQVLLGKISTGAQNDLEKVTKMTYAQVAVYGFSEKVGLLSFPQREDSMEMTKPYSNKTGDIIDNEVREWVAKAYKKTLELINEHKDHVTQIAELLLEKEVLHQDDLIRVLGERPFKYTEPTNYDRFKQGFENNPEDTKGAVADDDNASSSLDGGVVPA